Proteins co-encoded in one Acidobacteriota bacterium genomic window:
- the cysN gene encoding sulfate adenylyltransferase subunit CysN: MATTDLLTADRGFEEFLEAHLGQELLRFTTAGSVDDGKSTLIGRLLHDTKSVYEDQLAAVKKSRVNRAANGHVDFSLLTDGLKAEREQGITIDVAYRYFSTSKRKFIIADTPGHEQYTRNMATGASTANVAVVLIDAKAYLREGKLLPQSRRHTYIASLLGIPHVVAAVNKMDLVGYSEETFAEIRAEFVEFAARLGLKSVTAIPVSALEGDNVVSPSTTMTWYDGPTLLEFLETVPLSTEEQQGPLRFPVQLVLRPDANFRGFAGQVARGVLREGERVMALPSRRETTVKRIVTWDGDLKAASYPQSVTVELADEIDLSRGEVLVAPFQDQLPAVSRHLHAMVVWMHEEPLHVGRTYIAKHTTRTVRATVKAIRYRVDVGSLDHVAASQLAMNEIAEVELETNLPLFFDAYADSRTTGSLILIDGVTNATVGAAMITGKAETSEQDRAHAALVLLPGREDFAERLREDFESHGRRAVIIDDPLIPEGSLIAAVRALHLAGVTAISARAITAEVAAEIELSVETFSDGGVLAGDGLSDDEVLRLAGVKG, translated from the coding sequence ATGGCGACGACTGACCTTTTGACCGCGGATCGCGGATTTGAGGAGTTTCTGGAGGCGCATCTCGGCCAGGAACTGCTTCGCTTCACCACGGCAGGAAGTGTTGACGACGGGAAGAGCACGCTGATCGGCCGTCTGCTGCACGACACCAAGAGCGTCTACGAAGACCAGCTTGCCGCGGTGAAAAAGAGCCGGGTGAACCGTGCCGCCAACGGCCACGTCGATTTCTCGTTGCTGACGGATGGGCTGAAGGCCGAGCGCGAGCAGGGAATCACGATCGATGTGGCGTATCGTTACTTCTCGACATCGAAGCGCAAGTTCATTATTGCCGACACCCCTGGGCATGAGCAGTACACGCGCAACATGGCCACGGGAGCTTCGACTGCGAATGTAGCTGTGGTGCTGATTGATGCCAAGGCGTATCTGCGCGAGGGCAAGCTGCTTCCTCAGTCGCGCCGGCACACCTATATTGCCTCGCTCCTCGGGATACCGCATGTCGTTGCTGCTGTAAACAAGATGGACCTCGTCGGCTACTCGGAGGAGACCTTCGCGGAGATCCGCGCGGAATTCGTCGAGTTCGCGGCTCGTCTGGGGTTGAAGAGCGTAACGGCGATTCCAGTCAGTGCCCTGGAAGGAGATAACGTTGTCTCTCCCAGCACGACGATGACCTGGTACGACGGCCCCACCCTGCTTGAGTTTCTTGAGACGGTGCCGCTCAGCACAGAAGAGCAGCAAGGCCCTCTGCGCTTTCCGGTTCAGCTTGTACTCCGCCCAGACGCAAACTTTCGTGGCTTCGCCGGGCAGGTAGCGCGTGGAGTATTGCGCGAGGGGGAGCGAGTGATGGCGCTGCCATCGCGCCGCGAGACGACAGTAAAGCGCATCGTCACCTGGGACGGCGATCTTAAAGCGGCATCGTACCCTCAGAGCGTAACGGTTGAGCTGGCGGATGAGATCGATCTTAGCCGCGGAGAGGTGCTTGTAGCGCCATTTCAGGATCAGCTACCTGCCGTATCCCGTCATCTACACGCCATGGTTGTGTGGATGCATGAAGAACCTTTGCACGTAGGGCGCACCTATATCGCCAAGCATACAACGCGCACCGTACGGGCCACGGTGAAGGCGATACGGTATAGGGTAGACGTCGGCTCGCTCGATCACGTTGCCGCGTCGCAGCTGGCTATGAATGAGATAGCAGAGGTTGAGCTTGAGACGAACCTCCCTCTGTTCTTCGACGCATATGCCGACAGCCGCACGACTGGCTCGCTGATACTGATCGATGGTGTAACCAACGCAACGGTTGGCGCTGCGATGATCACGGGCAAAGCTGAAACTTCCGAGCAGGACAGAGCTCATGCTGCACTGGTGCTTTTGCCGGGCAGGGAAGACTTCGCCGAACGTTTGCGAGAAGACTTTGAATCTCATGGCCGCCGTGCGGTAATAATCGATGATCCTTTGATTCCCGAAGGTTCGTTGATTGCAGCGGTTCGCGCATTGCATCTGGCGGGAGTTACGGCAATCTCTGCGCGTGCCATTACCGCAGAGGTTGCGGCTGAAATCGAGTTGTCCGTGGAAACCTTCTCAGACGGTGGTGTTTTAGCTGGAGACGGCTTGAGCGATGACGAAGTTCTCCGGTTGGCAGGAGTAAAGGGATGA
- a CDS encoding nucleotidyltransferase family protein has product MNIAAIVLAAGASRRFGEPKQLVQLADETLLERTVRVCREAMCVPIVVVLGASSESIQEQCNLEGAITVVNDEWREGMGSSLRVGVRGLIGSIDGCVIVTCDMPAVSSEHLRRLMQGDEVTASEYSGRRGVPAYFPASYFPALMQVHGDAGARELLKEANTVPLPGGELDVDTAQDLQRARELFS; this is encoded by the coding sequence ATGAACATTGCTGCGATTGTGCTTGCCGCTGGAGCGTCACGGCGTTTCGGCGAACCGAAGCAGTTGGTTCAATTGGCCGATGAGACTCTTCTCGAACGGACCGTGCGTGTATGTCGTGAGGCGATGTGCGTACCGATTGTTGTGGTGCTCGGAGCATCGTCAGAGAGCATTCAAGAACAATGCAATCTGGAAGGCGCAATAACCGTAGTAAACGATGAATGGCGTGAGGGGATGGGTTCTTCGTTGCGAGTGGGCGTAAGGGGCCTCATCGGCAGCATCGATGGTTGCGTGATTGTCACTTGCGATATGCCTGCGGTTTCATCGGAACATCTGCGCAGGCTCATGCAAGGCGACGAAGTCACCGCGTCAGAGTATTCAGGAAGACGTGGTGTGCCAGCATACTTTCCTGCGTCGTATTTTCCGGCTCTGATGCAGGTGCACGGTGATGCTGGTGCGCGCGAATTGCTCAAAGAGGCAAACACTGTTCCGTTGCCCGGTGGCGAGCTTGATGTGGATACAGCGCAGGATCTTCAGCGTGCCCGCGAACTGTTCAGTTGA
- a CDS encoding S8/S53 family peptidase, producing MTIGAQPRIVLRGSEKAPLPRTTGERPAPPSALITVSVVVRRKKPLPTAHTTGKQRMTRAHFRSNHAADPVAVKLVRSFAKDFALKVQPGTPAPGRRTIKLSGTIANMQRAFGVSLLHRTLNGTTYRVREGSIDLPGQLEDYVVAVLGLDNRPQATPHFRVAGDDSAAAANQAQASGFARPHASGSTSYTPVQVGQLYGFPSSATASSQTIGIIELGGGFRQTDLTAYFKALKQKTPKVVAVSVSGGKNSPSNANSADGEVMLDIEVAAAVAPGARIVVYFAPNTDQGFLDAVAYAIHDTTYKPSVISISWGAAEINWTAQAMAALDAACQSAAALGITITVASGDNGSSDGVTDGKNHVDFPAASPHVLACGGTNLQSSGSAITSETVWNEQPKGGATGGGVSNVFPLPSWQSSAKVPSPDNPAGGRGVPDVAGDADPATGYIVRVDGKIMVIGGTSAVAPLWAGLIALANQQNGISAGFINPAIYMAKAKNAFRDILATNNGAFRAGPGWDACTGLGSPVAPQLIAAVNPTNTSTKKAKKRGIRNISRAVAAKKLPGKRKPPTLTLKRGKK from the coding sequence ATGACAATAGGCGCGCAGCCCCGCATCGTGCTTCGTGGCAGCGAAAAAGCGCCTCTCCCAAGAACAACCGGCGAAAGGCCTGCCCCCCCGTCCGCCCTAATTACCGTCTCAGTCGTTGTCCGGCGCAAGAAACCGCTGCCCACAGCACACACTACAGGTAAGCAGCGCATGACACGAGCCCATTTTCGCTCCAACCATGCAGCTGATCCGGTTGCAGTGAAGTTGGTTCGCTCCTTTGCAAAGGATTTTGCGTTGAAGGTTCAGCCCGGAACGCCCGCTCCTGGACGCCGCACCATCAAATTGTCGGGCACGATAGCGAATATGCAGCGCGCTTTCGGGGTCTCTTTGCTTCACAGAACACTCAACGGCACGACCTATCGAGTGCGCGAAGGAAGCATCGATCTGCCAGGCCAGCTTGAGGATTATGTCGTCGCCGTTCTCGGTCTCGACAACCGACCTCAGGCAACCCCGCACTTTCGCGTTGCCGGTGACGATTCAGCGGCAGCCGCCAACCAGGCGCAAGCATCAGGTTTTGCTCGTCCACATGCCAGCGGAAGCACCTCCTACACTCCAGTTCAGGTGGGGCAACTTTATGGCTTTCCTTCCAGTGCAACAGCTTCCAGCCAGACCATTGGCATCATCGAACTCGGTGGGGGCTTTCGCCAAACCGATCTTACTGCCTATTTCAAGGCATTGAAGCAGAAGACGCCGAAGGTGGTTGCGGTCTCTGTCTCCGGTGGGAAGAACTCTCCTTCGAACGCCAATAGCGCAGACGGCGAGGTGATGCTGGACATCGAGGTTGCGGCGGCCGTTGCTCCGGGTGCGCGCATTGTCGTCTACTTTGCTCCCAATACCGACCAGGGTTTTCTCGATGCCGTTGCTTATGCGATCCACGACACCACCTATAAGCCCAGCGTGATTTCAATCTCCTGGGGTGCGGCAGAGATCAACTGGACTGCGCAGGCCATGGCTGCGCTCGATGCTGCCTGTCAGTCCGCTGCCGCTTTGGGCATTACGATCACTGTCGCATCAGGCGATAACGGATCATCGGATGGAGTAACGGACGGCAAGAACCACGTTGACTTTCCGGCAGCCAGTCCGCATGTTCTCGCTTGCGGAGGAACCAATCTCCAAAGTTCTGGCTCCGCCATTACATCGGAGACAGTATGGAATGAGCAGCCAAAAGGAGGCGCCACAGGTGGCGGCGTCTCCAACGTATTTCCCCTTCCTTCGTGGCAGTCCAGCGCCAAAGTCCCCTCGCCGGATAACCCGGCGGGCGGGCGGGGAGTGCCCGACGTTGCTGGAGATGCCGATCCAGCCACCGGCTATATCGTTCGTGTCGATGGCAAAATCATGGTGATCGGGGGGACGAGTGCCGTCGCGCCGTTGTGGGCCGGATTGATTGCGCTTGCCAATCAACAGAACGGTATCTCTGCCGGCTTTATCAATCCAGCCATCTATATGGCGAAGGCAAAAAATGCCTTTCGAGATATTCTTGCGACAAACAATGGAGCATTCCGCGCCGGTCCAGGCTGGGATGCCTGCACGGGACTGGGCTCTCCCGTCGCGCCACAACTCATTGCGGCAGTGAACCCTACGAACACCTCCACTAAGAAGGCTAAAAAGCGCGGGATCAGAAATATCTCGCGAGCTGTAGCCGCGAAGAAGCTACCCGGCAAACGTAAACCGCCAACGCTTACGCTCAAGAGGGGCAAGAAGTAA
- the cysD gene encoding sulfate adenylyltransferase subunit CysD: protein MTSAVALESETLLQPEKLNHLQALEAESIAIMREAVAEFARPVMLYSIGKDSSVMLRLAQKAFYPGKIPFPLLHIDTSYKFPEMIAFRDAYTKEIGADLIVHRNEEAIAAGANPYTLGTQNCCGLLKTRSLLDGLAEGGFDAAFGGARRDEEKSRAKERVYSFRDGAGQWDPKNQRPELWSLYNSRLRKGESIRVFPLSNWTELDIWLYLYAEKIPIVPLYFAQERPLIVRGGQMTLVHEGMKLLPGEQVRTEKVRMRSLGCLPCTGAMRSDADTLPKIIEELLTFRRSERENRAIDHDEEGSMEVKKREGYF, encoded by the coding sequence ATGACTTCCGCCGTTGCTCTTGAATCGGAGACTCTTCTTCAGCCTGAGAAGCTGAATCACTTACAGGCGCTCGAGGCGGAAAGCATCGCCATTATGCGCGAGGCAGTTGCGGAATTTGCGCGTCCCGTGATGCTCTACTCGATCGGCAAAGACTCCAGCGTCATGCTGCGTCTCGCGCAGAAGGCCTTCTATCCGGGCAAGATTCCGTTTCCGCTGCTGCACATCGACACCAGCTACAAGTTTCCCGAGATGATCGCATTCCGCGATGCCTACACCAAGGAGATTGGGGCGGATCTGATTGTTCATCGCAATGAAGAGGCGATCGCCGCTGGAGCAAACCCGTACACGCTTGGTACGCAGAACTGCTGCGGTCTGCTGAAGACAAGGAGCCTGCTGGATGGGTTGGCTGAAGGCGGCTTCGATGCGGCTTTTGGCGGCGCCCGCCGCGACGAGGAGAAGAGCCGCGCCAAGGAGCGTGTCTACAGCTTCCGCGATGGAGCAGGCCAGTGGGACCCGAAGAACCAGCGCCCGGAGCTTTGGAGCCTGTACAACTCCCGTCTGCGCAAGGGAGAGAGCATTCGCGTCTTTCCGCTCTCCAACTGGACGGAACTCGACATCTGGCTCTATCTCTACGCGGAAAAGATCCCTATTGTGCCGCTGTACTTCGCACAGGAGCGCCCGCTGATCGTTCGCGGCGGCCAGATGACGCTGGTTCATGAGGGGATGAAGCTATTGCCTGGTGAACAGGTGAGGACAGAAAAGGTTCGCATGCGTTCGCTTGGCTGCCTGCCTTGCACCGGCGCGATGCGCAGCGATGCGGACACGCTGCCGAAGATCATTGAGGAGCTGCTGACCTTCCGGCGCAGCGAGCGCGAAAACCGCGCCATCGACCACGACGAAGAGGGATCGATGGAAGTGAAGAAGCGGGAGGGCTACTTCTAA
- a CDS encoding phosphoadenylyl-sulfate reductase yields the protein MSVLDTTIDYEAMTAEELSSAIVREANGGPVCLTSSFQIEDMVALHMLRRHLPDVPVIFLETGYHFPEVLAYRDRMVAEWGLNLINALPATTVKEFEGQFGKLHIVQPTACCQARKVEPLMRSLQPYDWWFTGLRREQSPTRAGLKKVEDHKTPSGKHLKKISILADWDWARVNEYAEREGIPQLELYARGYTSIGCEPCTAIPEAGADARSGRWGGKKLECGIHTFSEKS from the coding sequence ATGAGCGTGCTGGATACGACGATTGATTATGAAGCGATGACTGCCGAAGAGTTGTCCAGTGCCATTGTTCGCGAGGCCAATGGCGGGCCGGTCTGCCTGACGTCCAGTTTTCAGATTGAAGATATGGTTGCGCTGCACATGCTGCGCCGTCATCTTCCCGATGTGCCTGTAATTTTTCTCGAGACGGGATATCACTTTCCGGAGGTGCTTGCGTACCGTGATCGTATGGTCGCGGAATGGGGGCTAAACCTTATCAACGCCCTGCCCGCCACAACGGTTAAGGAGTTCGAGGGACAATTTGGAAAACTGCACATCGTTCAACCGACGGCGTGCTGCCAGGCACGCAAGGTCGAGCCCCTGATGCGCTCGCTTCAGCCCTACGATTGGTGGTTCACTGGTTTACGCCGGGAGCAATCGCCGACCCGCGCGGGGCTGAAGAAGGTGGAAGACCACAAAACGCCATCAGGCAAGCATCTGAAGAAGATCAGTATTCTGGCCGACTGGGATTGGGCGCGAGTAAACGAGTATGCAGAGCGCGAGGGTATTCCGCAACTTGAACTTTATGCGCGTGGATACACGAGCATTGGCTGCGAGCCTTGCACGGCCATACCTGAAGCAGGCGCTGACGCACGCAGTGGGCGATGGGGCGGTAAGAAGCTGGAGTGCGGTATCCACACGTTCTCTGAAAAGAGCTGA
- a CDS encoding XdhC family protein: MVEQRRIVEQWRRHSARALVTIVHVEGASYRRPGARLLVGLAGECAGTISGGCLEAEVMRRAAWKVSSGAVVERYSTMFDDTAEVPYGLGCGGVVDLLLEPTDTPECSALMNAMERALTGEPSIVVTWLPGEAKSLRRAILSNDGELLFASDGLREKKLECARGLEPGLGYEGRFVEALQAPRRLFVLGAGDDTKPLVSMAAMMGWTVTVADGRPNLAKQERFPLATRVFSVAAGNIEALGIRSEDVVVLMTHSYEQDRALLPPLLQLSPRYLGLLGARHRSSLLVSEAATLTGLSVEECCKRIWAPVGLDLGGDGPEAIALSIVAEVQAVCMGKAGTSHRLSADDIALQLSNGDASRYLRVHCSADANPS, encoded by the coding sequence ATGGTGGAACAGCGGCGAATCGTCGAGCAGTGGCGTCGTCACTCGGCGCGCGCGCTTGTCACGATTGTGCATGTTGAGGGGGCGAGCTATCGTCGGCCAGGGGCACGGCTGTTGGTCGGACTGGCGGGCGAATGTGCAGGGACAATCAGCGGCGGCTGCCTGGAAGCAGAGGTCATGCGTCGAGCGGCCTGGAAGGTCAGTTCTGGAGCTGTAGTTGAGCGATATTCCACCATGTTCGACGACACTGCGGAGGTGCCCTATGGGCTCGGCTGCGGGGGTGTTGTTGACCTTCTTCTGGAACCCACGGACACACCGGAGTGTTCGGCCCTGATGAACGCGATGGAAAGGGCCTTGACGGGCGAACCATCCATCGTTGTGACCTGGCTGCCTGGCGAAGCAAAATCACTTCGCCGCGCGATCTTAAGCAACGACGGGGAGCTCCTTTTTGCGAGCGATGGTTTGAGGGAAAAGAAACTCGAGTGTGCGCGCGGTCTCGAACCGGGGCTCGGATACGAAGGCCGCTTTGTCGAGGCATTGCAGGCTCCGCGGCGTCTTTTCGTGTTGGGCGCAGGCGACGATACAAAACCGCTTGTTAGCATGGCTGCCATGATGGGTTGGACAGTGACTGTAGCCGATGGCCGTCCGAACCTGGCGAAGCAAGAGCGCTTTCCTTTGGCAACCCGCGTATTCAGCGTTGCGGCCGGAAACATCGAAGCATTGGGCATACGTTCAGAAGATGTTGTGGTCTTAATGACTCACAGCTACGAACAGGACCGAGCGCTGTTGCCACCTCTGCTCCAACTTTCTCCGCGGTACCTTGGCCTTCTTGGCGCGAGGCACAGAAGCTCATTGTTGGTCAGCGAAGCGGCGACGCTTACTGGCCTCTCGGTTGAAGAGTGCTGCAAGCGTATCTGGGCGCCTGTTGGGCTTGACCTGGGAGGCGACGGGCCTGAAGCCATAGCTCTGTCGATAGTCGCCGAGGTACAGGCTGTCTGCATGGGGAAGGCGGGTACATCTCATCGTCTTTCGGCAGATGACATTGCTTTGCAGCTAAGCAACGGCGATGCTTCCCGCTATCTGCGGGTGCATTGCAGTGCGGATGCAAATCCATCATGA
- a CDS encoding zinc-binding alcohol dehydrogenase family protein, with translation MRAFQITGSGSAGVISVPDITPITNEVLLRVKMVGLCGTDLNTFRGRNAMVEFPRIPGHEIAAEVVDGGGDLIPGTLVTVLPYTSCGRCASCMRGRVNACQHNQTMGVQRDGAMMEYISIPREKLFTAKLSATELALVEPLTVGFHAAARGRVTGQDIAAIFGCGGVGLGAITACAFRGAKTIAIDVDDAKLETAKKAGAQHLINTARENLHEKLSQITGGHGPDVIVEAIGLPQTFRAAVEEVAFTGRVVYIGYAKEPVSYETRLFVQKELDIMGSRNALPEDFLDVIRMLEAGRFPVADAISGVVPLEAAGTMLAEWGDAPGRFTKIMIEI, from the coding sequence ATGAGGGCGTTTCAGATTACCGGTTCCGGCAGTGCAGGTGTGATTTCGGTCCCAGACATCACTCCGATAACGAATGAGGTTCTGCTGCGCGTAAAAATGGTGGGGCTGTGCGGGACTGATCTGAACACGTTTCGCGGCAGGAATGCGATGGTTGAGTTTCCGCGTATTCCTGGACACGAGATTGCTGCAGAGGTCGTTGATGGCGGCGGCGACCTGATACCTGGGACGCTGGTGACAGTACTGCCCTATACCAGTTGCGGCCGCTGTGCTTCGTGTATGCGAGGACGTGTCAATGCGTGTCAGCACAACCAGACGATGGGAGTTCAGCGCGATGGCGCAATGATGGAGTACATCAGCATACCCAGGGAAAAGCTGTTTACGGCAAAGCTGTCTGCGACAGAGCTAGCGCTGGTCGAACCTTTAACCGTCGGCTTTCACGCAGCAGCCCGCGGTAGAGTCACAGGGCAGGATATTGCCGCGATCTTTGGTTGTGGTGGCGTGGGCCTTGGGGCCATTACCGCGTGCGCATTTCGAGGTGCCAAGACGATTGCAATCGATGTGGACGATGCCAAACTTGAGACAGCGAAAAAGGCTGGAGCGCAACACCTCATTAATACTGCACGTGAGAATCTGCATGAAAAATTGAGCCAGATCACTGGAGGCCATGGTCCCGATGTGATTGTCGAAGCGATCGGACTGCCGCAAACATTCCGAGCGGCAGTTGAAGAGGTTGCCTTTACCGGCCGAGTCGTCTACATCGGTTACGCTAAAGAGCCCGTCTCTTACGAGACGCGTTTGTTTGTGCAAAAGGAACTCGACATTATGGGATCGAGAAATGCGCTGCCGGAAGATTTTCTGGACGTGATCCGGATGCTCGAAGCTGGAAGATTTCCGGTAGCAGATGCGATCAGCGGCGTTGTTCCCCTGGAAGCTGCGGGGACGATGCTTGCTGAATGGGGCGATGCGCCCGGGCGCTTTACGAAGATCATGATTGAGATATAG
- a CDS encoding amidohydrolase family protein translates to MTIDSHHHLWRYSSEEYGWIDDAMSPLKHDFLPRDLVAVMQEAGIDGSVAVQARQSVEETRWLLKLADECDAIRGVVGWAPIVGSEFPGVLDEFRQRKKLSGLRHILQAEPVDYMLRSDFNSGIRMLLQYGLAYDVLIYERQLPQAIEFVDRHPEQVFVLDHIAKPRIRDGMVEPWSSMVREMGKRENVWCKVSGLVTEADWTSWTAGLLKPYLDTVVDAFGPQRLLAGSDWPVCLVASGYVRWFEVLNDYFAKFSDAEREAIFGGTAIQVYKLR, encoded by the coding sequence GTGACGATCGATTCGCATCATCACCTTTGGCGATATTCATCCGAGGAGTACGGCTGGATTGACGATGCGATGAGTCCGCTCAAGCATGACTTCCTTCCCCGCGATTTGGTTGCTGTCATGCAAGAGGCTGGGATTGACGGCTCGGTAGCCGTACAAGCCCGGCAGTCTGTCGAAGAGACGCGCTGGCTGCTGAAGCTGGCCGATGAATGCGATGCGATAAGAGGCGTAGTTGGCTGGGCTCCGATTGTAGGGAGCGAGTTCCCGGGCGTCCTTGATGAATTCCGCCAAAGAAAAAAACTTAGCGGACTGCGTCATATTCTGCAGGCGGAACCAGTCGACTACATGCTGCGGTCAGATTTCAATTCAGGTATTCGGATGCTGCTCCAGTATGGGCTTGCATATGACGTTCTGATTTACGAGCGACAATTGCCGCAGGCGATCGAATTTGTCGACCGCCACCCTGAGCAGGTGTTTGTGCTGGATCATATTGCGAAGCCGCGGATCCGCGATGGAATGGTCGAGCCATGGTCCAGCATGGTGCGAGAGATGGGGAAGCGTGAGAATGTGTGGTGCAAAGTGTCCGGTCTGGTGACGGAGGCCGACTGGACTTCGTGGACCGCCGGTTTGCTGAAGCCCTATCTGGATACGGTCGTCGATGCGTTTGGACCGCAGCGGCTATTGGCTGGCTCGGATTGGCCAGTATGTCTTGTAGCAAGCGGTTATGTCCGGTGGTTTGAGGTGTTGAACGATTACTTTGCGAAGTTCAGCGACGCGGAGCGTGAAGCGATATTCGGCGGGACTGCGATACAGGTCTACAAACTGAGATAA